Within Pseudomonas cichorii, the genomic segment GGGCGTTGCGGCCAAGGCGCGCTTTTCCAAGACCGAGCTGAAAGTCGGCGAATGGATGCCGGTGCTGCCCATCCTGCGCTCCGACGATGGCCGTTCGCTGCCACAGACCTTCCGTGGCGGACAGATCACCTCGAAGGAAATCGACGGCCTGACACTCTACGGCGGCCAGTTCCGCGCCAACAGCCCGCGTAACGACGCAAGCATGGAAGACATGTCGATGCAGGGTCGCGGGGCATTTACCTCCGACCGGTTCAACTTCGGCGGCGGCGAATACACCTTCAATGAAAAACGCACACTGGTCGGCCTCTGGTACGCCCAGCTCGAAGATATCTACCAGCAACAGTACCTCAATGTGGTCCACAGCCAGCCGCTGGGCAAATGGGTACTGGGTGCCAACCTTGGTTTCTTCAACGGCAAGGATGACGGCCAGTCACTGGCCGGCGACATGGACAACAAGACCTGGTCGGCCATGCTCTCGGCCCGCTACGGCGGCAACACTTTCTACCTCGGCCTGCAGAAAGTCAGCGGCGACAGCGCCTGGATGCGGGTCAATGGCACCAGTGGCGGCACCCTGGCCAACGACAGCTACAACTCCAGCTTTGAAAACGCCAAGGAACGTTCCTGGCAGTTGCGCCATGACTACGACTTCGCCGCACTCGGCGTGCCCGGCCTGACCCTGATGAACCGCTACATCAGTGGCGAAAACGTGCACACAGGCACCATCACCAATGGCGAAGAATGGGCTCGGGAATCGGAGCTGGCTTATGTCTTCCAGAGCGGCTCGTTCAAGAATCTGTCCGTCAAATGGCGCAACTCCAGCATGCGCCGCGATTACAGCACCAACCAGTTCGACGAGAACCGCCTGATCGTCAGCTATCCGTTGTCGCTGCTCTGACAGACAAAGGCCGCCAGGGAAAACCCTGGCGGCCTTTTCATGCACCCACTTCCTGAGCCCGCCATCACTCCTTGTTCAACGACTCCACGCCCATCTCGTCCCACACCTCTTCAGCCAGATGGAAAGTCGCATTGGCGGCCGGAATCCCGCAATAGATCGCGCTCTGCATCAGCACTTCCTTGATCTCGTCACGGGTCACGCCATTGTTTTTGGCGGCCTTCAGATGCAGACGCAATTCCCCTTCGCGATTCATGCCGATCAGCATGGCGATGGTGATCAGGCTGCGGGTATGACGCGGCAGGCCGGGGCGCGTCCAGATATCGCCCCAGGCATGACGGGTGATCATTTCCTGAAACTCTTCGTTGAAGGGGGTCAGTTTTTTCAGGCTGTTATCGACATGGGTATCGCCCAGCACCGCACGACGAACCTGCATGCCGGCCTGATAGCGTTCTTCTTCATTCATTGCTTGATCCTTGTGTGTTCGGCGACGGCACGTTCAACCCAGAGTCGGGCCTGGCCAAGGTAATGAGCCGGGTCGAGCAAGCGATCCAGCTCTTGAGATGACAATTGGGCAGTGACGTGCGGATCCTCACCCAGCACCTGACGCAGATGCGCGCCCTGCTGGACTGCCCGACGACAGTTCTGCTCGACCAGATGGTGTGCAGCATCTCGTCCGATGCGTCGGGAAAGCTCGATGCTGACAGCTTCGGCCAGCACCAGCCCACGGGTGGAATCCAGATTCACCAGCATCCGCGACTCATCGACTTCCAGCCCCGGCACAACCTGCAAGGCTTGCTGCAACGAGCCGGACACAAGGCAGCAGAGTTCCGGCAGGGTTTCCCATTCTGCATGCCACAGGCCCAGACTGCGCTCATGCTCCTGAGGCATGGCGGTAAACATTGTGGCGACCAGCCCCGGCGCGCGAGTCGCCGCGCCGATCATCACCGCTGCGCCCACCGGATTTCGTTTGTGGGGCATGGTCGAAGAGCCGCCCTTGCCTGCTGCCGCGGGCTCGAACACTTCGCCAACTTCGGTCTGCATCAGCAGGCTGATATCCCGGCCCATCTTGCCCAGGCTGCCCGCAATCATGCCCAACAGACTGGCGAACTCCACCAGCCTGTCACGCTGGGTATGCCAGGGCTGATCAGGCACGCTCAACTGCAACTCGTCTGCCAGGGCCTCGGTTACCGCAAAAGCCTCATCCCCCAAGGCCGCCAGACTGCCGGAAGCCCCACCGAACTGCAGGCACAGCAGGCGCGGCCTGATCTCTTCCAGGCGCTGGCGATGGCGCGTCACCGCCCCCAGCCAGCCAGCGATTTTCATGCCCAGCGTCACTGGCGTCGCCTGTTGCAGCCAGGTGCGCCCGGCCAGTGGCGTCTGCGCATGACGCTGGGCCTGCACGACAAGGGTGTCGGCCAGCTCTTGCAGATCACACTCCAACAGTTCGATAGCACGACGCACTTGCAGGATAAGCCCGGTATCCATCACATCCTGGCTGGTAGCCCCCATGTGCACGTAACGTTCGGCTTCAGGGTTACGCTGGGCAATCTGCTTGCCCAGCGCCTTGACCAGCGGAATCGCCGAGTTGCCCGCATTACCGATTGCAACGGCCAGGTCATCGAAATCGAACAGCCCGGCACGGCAGCTTTCCACAATATCGGTCACTACGTCCCCGGGAATCAGCCCGACACGGGCCTGAGCCCTGGCCAGTGCGGCCTCGAAATCCAGCATGCCCTGCACTCGCCCGGCATCGCAGAACACCTCGCGCATTTGGGGCTGAGTGAAATAGGCATCGAAAAGTTGATTGCTCGGTCTGTTCACATCACCGCTCCAGATAAAAAGTCAGGTGGCATCTGCATGGCTGACCCAGCCTTTGATCAGTACCGCCAACGCGGCCAGCGCAGCGGGAATCACCAGTGCAGTCAGGACCTGCTCGAAGCTCCAGCCCAATCCCAGCAGCGTCGCACCAGCCCAGGCACCGAGAATCGCACCAAAGCGACCAATGCCCAGCATCCACGAAACACCCGTGGCACGACCCTGGGTCGGATAGAAACGGGCCGCCAGCGAAGGCATCGCCGACTGCGCTCCATTGATGCACATGCCCGCCATCAGCACGAGGGTCGCCAACAGCGCAACATTGTGCAGGCTCTGCCCGACCAGCCAGGCGAACACACCGGCCAACGCATAGGCCACGCCAATCACCTTATGCGGGTTGAACCGGTCCATGGCCCAGCCGACGCCCACGGCACTGAGCACACCGCCAAACTGGAACAAGGCACCGATGAACGCCGACTGCTCCATGCTCGCGCCGCTGTCGCGCATCAGGGTCGGCAGCCAGCTGGTCAGCAGATAAACGATCACCAGGCCCATGAAATAGGTCAGCCACAGCAACAAGGTTCCGGTGCTGTAAGTGCCGGAAAAAATCACCTTCAGTACATTGCGGCTGCTGACGGTCTTTTGCTCCGGGACGCTGAAATCCCCGGCGGTCGCTACCTCAGACGGCGCAATGGGCGCCAGTACTTTACGAATCCGCTCTGCACCGCGATTGCGCACCACCAGAAAACGCGCCGACTCCGGCAGCCAGACCATCAGCACCACTGCCAGCAGCAACGGCAGGATGCCGCCGAGCATCAGCAGGCTGTGCCAGCCCAGGCTGGGAATCATTTTCGCCGAGACAAAACCTCCGCACGCCATGCCCAGGTTGAACCCGCAGAACATGCTGGTGACCAGCAAGGACTTGAGGCGCTCGGGCGTGTATTCGGACAGCAGCGTGGTAGCGTTGGGCATTGCCGCACCCAGCCCCAGGCCGGTCAGCAGACGCAGCACCAGCAACTGGTCGATATTGGTGCTGTAGGCCGAAGCCAGGCTGAACAAGCCAAACACAAACACTGCGACCACCAGCACCACTTTGCGACCAAAGCGGTCAGCCAGCGGCCCGGAGCCCAGTGCGCCGAAGACCATGCCGATCAGGGCTGCACTCATCACCGGCCCAAGGCTGGCACGGTCAATGCCCCAGTCCTGACTCAACGCAGGCGCAATGAAGCCCATGGCCGCCGTATCCAGGCCGTCGAGAAAGACGATCAGAAAGCACAACGCAACAATCCGCCACTGATACCTGGACAGCGGCTGACGGTTGATGAAGACCTGCACGTCGAGCGTGCCCGTGGCGGGCTCGCGAGCTGAAAGCGTCATGGATGTTTCCTTTTATTTTTATAAGGTCGCCAGCCAATGCTGGCGCCATGCAACGCACGCAATGACAACTTTTTAAAAGTCGAAAAA encodes:
- a CDS encoding MFS transporter, encoding MTLSAREPATGTLDVQVFINRQPLSRYQWRIVALCFLIVFLDGLDTAAMGFIAPALSQDWGIDRASLGPVMSAALIGMVFGALGSGPLADRFGRKVVLVVAVFVFGLFSLASAYSTNIDQLLVLRLLTGLGLGAAMPNATTLLSEYTPERLKSLLVTSMFCGFNLGMACGGFVSAKMIPSLGWHSLLMLGGILPLLLAVVLMVWLPESARFLVVRNRGAERIRKVLAPIAPSEVATAGDFSVPEQKTVSSRNVLKVIFSGTYSTGTLLLWLTYFMGLVIVYLLTSWLPTLMRDSGASMEQSAFIGALFQFGGVLSAVGVGWAMDRFNPHKVIGVAYALAGVFAWLVGQSLHNVALLATLVLMAGMCINGAQSAMPSLAARFYPTQGRATGVSWMLGIGRFGAILGAWAGATLLGLGWSFEQVLTALVIPAALAALAVLIKGWVSHADAT
- the pcaC gene encoding 4-carboxymuconolactone decarboxylase — translated: MNEEERYQAGMQVRRAVLGDTHVDNSLKKLTPFNEEFQEMITRHAWGDIWTRPGLPRHTRSLITIAMLIGMNREGELRLHLKAAKNNGVTRDEIKEVLMQSAIYCGIPAANATFHLAEEVWDEMGVESLNKE
- a CDS encoding 3-carboxy-cis,cis-muconate cycloisomerase — its product is MNRPSNQLFDAYFTQPQMREVFCDAGRVQGMLDFEAALARAQARVGLIPGDVVTDIVESCRAGLFDFDDLAVAIGNAGNSAIPLVKALGKQIAQRNPEAERYVHMGATSQDVMDTGLILQVRRAIELLECDLQELADTLVVQAQRHAQTPLAGRTWLQQATPVTLGMKIAGWLGAVTRHRQRLEEIRPRLLCLQFGGASGSLAALGDEAFAVTEALADELQLSVPDQPWHTQRDRLVEFASLLGMIAGSLGKMGRDISLLMQTEVGEVFEPAAAGKGGSSTMPHKRNPVGAAVMIGAATRAPGLVATMFTAMPQEHERSLGLWHAEWETLPELCCLVSGSLQQALQVVPGLEVDESRMLVNLDSTRGLVLAEAVSIELSRRIGRDAAHHLVEQNCRRAVQQGAHLRQVLGEDPHVTAQLSSQELDRLLDPAHYLGQARLWVERAVAEHTRIKQ
- a CDS encoding OprD family porin → MRLKSNCKILCGFSAAITASLTPTFSQAAGFVDDAKVGLNLRNFFINRNFVDPDNAQNGAQEWTQNFILDARSGFTQGTVGFGVDVLGLYSLKLDGGKGSGGTQLLPIHGDGRPADDFGRLGVAAKARFSKTELKVGEWMPVLPILRSDDGRSLPQTFRGGQITSKEIDGLTLYGGQFRANSPRNDASMEDMSMQGRGAFTSDRFNFGGGEYTFNEKRTLVGLWYAQLEDIYQQQYLNVVHSQPLGKWVLGANLGFFNGKDDGQSLAGDMDNKTWSAMLSARYGGNTFYLGLQKVSGDSAWMRVNGTSGGTLANDSYNSSFENAKERSWQLRHDYDFAALGVPGLTLMNRYISGENVHTGTITNGEEWARESELAYVFQSGSFKNLSVKWRNSSMRRDYSTNQFDENRLIVSYPLSLL